Proteins found in one Corynebacterium sanguinis genomic segment:
- a CDS encoding serine/threonine-protein kinase yields MNTDNREDLQRLIGDDYTLQWIIGHGGMSTVWLADDNVADREVAIKVLRPEFSNNEEFLTRFRNEAHAAEGIDSPNVVATFDYREVDSPAGYTMCFIAMEYIRGESLADLIAREHRLDEALALDVLEQAAHGLAAIHLMGLVHRDIKPGNLMITQNGQVKITDFGIAKAAAAVPLTRTGMVVGTAQYVSPEQAQGHAVSAASDVYSLGVVGYEMLAGRRPFTGDSSVSVALAHVSAEPPALSTAVSAPARELIGIALRKDPGMRFSDGNAMQLAVAQVRDGRRPTQPVGVASTKVAMEPSPTESTQMLASVAQPTTVRPAAARVAPVAPVAAPPAPVREKKKGGFGLGLLIALLLMLLGGGVVWAFASGAFGGSSPTTTPEPQPTPTVITQTQVVTPTVTTTTSRPQTRPQQPPSSAPGTVSFVEPPSSLAPPPNTPAPAPSPVVPTEAPQPTEAPNDPANPIDDFVNQLGGGA; encoded by the coding sequence ATGAACACCGACAACCGCGAAGACCTGCAGCGCCTCATCGGCGACGATTACACGCTGCAGTGGATCATCGGCCACGGTGGCATGTCCACCGTGTGGCTTGCCGACGACAACGTCGCCGACCGCGAAGTGGCCATCAAGGTTCTGCGTCCGGAATTTTCCAACAACGAGGAGTTCCTCACCCGCTTCCGCAACGAGGCCCACGCCGCTGAAGGAATCGACTCTCCCAACGTCGTCGCCACCTTCGATTACCGCGAGGTGGACTCCCCGGCCGGGTACACCATGTGCTTCATCGCCATGGAATACATACGCGGCGAGTCCCTGGCAGACCTCATCGCCCGCGAACACCGGCTCGACGAGGCGCTGGCGCTCGACGTCCTCGAACAGGCCGCCCATGGCCTGGCCGCGATTCATCTCATGGGTCTTGTCCACCGCGACATCAAGCCCGGCAACCTCATGATCACCCAGAACGGCCAAGTCAAGATCACCGACTTCGGTATCGCCAAGGCCGCCGCCGCGGTGCCGTTGACCCGCACCGGCATGGTGGTGGGAACCGCCCAGTACGTCTCGCCGGAACAGGCTCAGGGTCACGCGGTCAGCGCCGCGTCCGACGTGTACTCCCTCGGCGTGGTCGGCTACGAGATGCTCGCGGGCCGGCGCCCCTTTACCGGGGACTCCTCGGTGTCGGTCGCTTTGGCACACGTCTCTGCGGAGCCGCCGGCGCTGTCGACTGCGGTATCCGCCCCGGCGCGCGAGCTGATCGGCATCGCGCTGCGCAAGGATCCGGGCATGCGGTTTAGCGACGGAAACGCGATGCAACTGGCCGTCGCCCAGGTGCGCGATGGCCGTCGCCCGACGCAACCGGTGGGGGTGGCCTCGACGAAGGTGGCGATGGAACCGTCGCCCACCGAGTCCACGCAGATGCTCGCCTCGGTGGCCCAGCCCACCACCGTGCGCCCGGCGGCTGCGCGGGTCGCACCGGTTGCTCCCGTCGCTGCCCCTCCGGCTCCGGTGCGCGAGAAGAAGAAAGGCGGCTTTGGGTTAGGTCTCCTCATCGCCCTTCTGCTCATGCTGCTCGGCGGCGGCGTGGTGTGGGCTTTCGCCAGCGGCGCCTTCGGCGGCTCTTCGCCGACAACCACGCCGGAGCCTCAGCCAACCCCGACGGTGATCACTCAGACCCAGGTGGTCACTCCGACGGTGACGACCACCACGTCTCGCCCCCAGACGAGGCCGCAGCAGCCGCCTAGCTCCGCGCCCGGCACGGTGAGTTTCGTAGAACCCCCGTCGAGCCTGGCTCCGCCGCCGAATACCCCGGCTCCGGCTCCGTCGCCCGTCGTTCCAACAGAGGCTCCTCAGCCCACTGAAGCACCGAACGACCCAGCGAACCCGATTGATGACTTTGTAAACCAGCTTGGCGGAGGTGCCTGA
- the pknB gene encoding Stk1 family PASTA domain-containing Ser/Thr kinase, with product MLIGNRYQLGSTIGTGGMSDVYAATDTVLGRDVALKMLKTDMARDESFRERFRREAQNSARLNHPNIVSVYDTGDVDIDGLAVPYIVMERVHGRNLRDIVREDGPLSPQQAAELLIPVTRALQASHDAGIIHRDVKPANIMVTNTGAVKVMDFGIARALDDATSAMTQTSAVIGTAQYLSPEQARGKPADGRSDVYALGCVMYEAVTGRPPFEGETPFAVAYQHVQEEPEAPSTLIDALDNADVFADAMTDTEAVNVDSVILTAMAKHPADRYQSAAEMGADLERLGRGAVTTAARSYLATYDEDPTVVVEPATPVAPVAVAAPAANRYTQHRRANEKQPNNWMKWVAALLGLVLLASAGVLAYNYFTPADTDESTTTPTMLTVPDVTGKVREEAVAELERLGFQVAVNDVPSPDRPRGEVLGTNPVAGSQLQPGTMVTVAVSSGREITDVPDVTGIRPQEAAEVLAGADLELDPEIRRENSDEVPEGMIISQNPAAGSQLSKGSQVSVVVSEGREKVQIPSLVGMNANQAAATLNSLGLNSTVTPVDSRRPTDEVLAVAGENTEVETGTTVELRVSNGMLVEMPDLTRMTPAEAERVLRGTGWNGKFVTGPAVPTGALVDQGLVAGQSVPPDQDIRKDQEIGYNIWRFDVAELNPLR from the coding sequence ATGCTGATCGGTAACCGTTACCAGCTCGGTTCCACCATTGGAACCGGAGGCATGTCCGACGTCTACGCCGCGACCGATACCGTGCTCGGGCGCGATGTCGCGCTGAAGATGCTCAAGACAGACATGGCGCGCGACGAAAGTTTCCGCGAGCGGTTTCGCCGCGAGGCCCAAAACTCCGCGCGCCTGAACCACCCGAACATCGTGTCGGTCTACGACACCGGTGACGTGGACATCGACGGGCTTGCGGTGCCCTACATCGTGATGGAGCGCGTCCACGGCCGCAACCTGCGCGACATCGTGCGCGAGGACGGCCCTTTGAGCCCACAGCAGGCCGCTGAGCTGCTGATTCCGGTGACCCGTGCGCTGCAGGCCAGCCACGACGCCGGTATCATCCACCGCGATGTCAAGCCCGCGAACATCATGGTCACCAACACCGGCGCGGTCAAGGTCATGGACTTCGGCATCGCTCGTGCGCTTGATGACGCCACCTCAGCGATGACCCAGACCTCCGCGGTGATTGGAACGGCGCAGTACCTCTCCCCGGAGCAGGCGCGTGGGAAACCCGCGGACGGTCGCAGCGACGTCTACGCCCTCGGCTGCGTCATGTACGAAGCGGTCACAGGCCGCCCGCCGTTCGAGGGTGAGACCCCGTTCGCGGTTGCCTACCAGCACGTTCAGGAGGAGCCCGAAGCGCCGAGCACGCTTATCGACGCTCTGGACAACGCCGACGTTTTCGCCGACGCTATGACGGATACCGAGGCTGTCAACGTGGATTCGGTGATCTTGACGGCCATGGCCAAACACCCGGCCGACCGCTACCAGTCCGCAGCGGAGATGGGCGCGGACCTGGAGCGTCTCGGGCGTGGGGCGGTGACCACCGCGGCCCGCAGTTACCTCGCGACGTACGACGAGGACCCGACGGTCGTGGTGGAACCCGCCACGCCCGTTGCCCCGGTTGCTGTCGCTGCGCCTGCCGCCAACCGCTACACCCAGCACCGACGCGCCAACGAGAAACAACCGAACAATTGGATGAAGTGGGTCGCGGCCTTGCTCGGCCTGGTGTTGCTCGCGTCCGCAGGCGTGCTCGCCTACAACTACTTCACCCCCGCTGACACGGATGAGTCCACGACTACCCCGACAATGCTCACGGTGCCCGATGTCACGGGCAAAGTCCGCGAGGAGGCCGTCGCCGAGCTTGAGCGCCTCGGCTTCCAGGTTGCGGTGAACGACGTCCCAAGCCCCGATCGCCCCCGCGGAGAGGTGCTGGGCACCAACCCCGTGGCCGGATCGCAGTTGCAGCCGGGGACGATGGTGACAGTTGCGGTGTCGTCGGGCCGCGAAATCACGGACGTGCCGGATGTCACGGGCATCCGGCCGCAGGAGGCCGCCGAAGTACTGGCAGGTGCGGATCTGGAGCTCGACCCCGAGATCCGCCGCGAGAACAGCGACGAGGTCCCGGAGGGGATGATCATCTCGCAGAACCCGGCCGCCGGATCGCAGCTGTCGAAGGGCTCGCAGGTTTCGGTGGTTGTGTCCGAGGGTCGCGAGAAGGTGCAGATCCCTTCGCTGGTGGGCATGAACGCCAACCAGGCCGCGGCGACGCTGAACTCGCTGGGGCTCAATTCGACGGTCACTCCCGTGGATTCGCGCCGGCCGACCGACGAGGTCCTCGCCGTCGCCGGTGAGAACACCGAAGTGGAGACGGGTACCACGGTGGAGCTCCGCGTCTCCAACGGCATGCTCGTGGAGATGCCTGATCTGACCCGCATGACCCCGGCAGAGGCGGAGCGCGTGCTGCGCGGCACGGGGTGGAACGGCAAGTTCGTCACCGGGCCCGCGGTGCCCACCGGAGCGCTGGTGGACCAGGGACTTGTCGCCGGCCAGAGCGTTCCACCGGATCAAGACATACGCAAGGACCAGGAAATCGGATACAACATCTGGCGCTTCGATGTCGCCGAGCTCAACCCGCTGAGGTAG
- the crgA gene encoding cell division protein CrgA, whose product MPKAKITKDNLPVQSASTATSRTPVKINTGGTPMWYKVIMFGLLILGLAWLIAFYVAGDQVPFLAQLGPWNYLIGFSAIIAGLLMTMGWR is encoded by the coding sequence ATGCCCAAGGCGAAAATTACCAAGGACAACCTCCCGGTACAGTCCGCGTCGACCGCTACCTCCCGCACGCCTGTCAAGATCAACACGGGCGGCACGCCCATGTGGTATAAGGTGATCATGTTTGGCCTGCTCATCCTGGGCCTTGCTTGGCTTATCGCCTTCTATGTCGCGGGTGATCAAGTCCCGTTCCTCGCTCAGCTCGGCCCGTGGAACTACCTGATCGGATTCTCCGCCATCATCGCCGGGCTCCTGATGACCATGGGATGGCGCTAA